The following proteins are encoded in a genomic region of Triticum dicoccoides isolate Atlit2015 ecotype Zavitan chromosome 1B, WEW_v2.0, whole genome shotgun sequence:
- the LOC119303261 gene encoding uncharacterized protein LOC119303261, whose product MAGGDSSPVAAAATKWEWDQEEYRCEPAEYSVDPRYSEYDPKQGCFICVRYFFDGKLDLDQESPAGPMRHTGKIFREGFPLANSVNVVSIKIVSSDYGYPLNVYGTIIARDSLDRKCVYVFRRDQDDCQLISSKDDSLILTGPKRGFMVCDNIFFEIDLKVKDVHGRTVDDDRLSKGLIEVDAIRRLEYSPRYVVDTETLVSMHSILDLNYTFVRSSVEGTVEIKILEGPDEFHGKIVASTTSIPCDIMLHDSKVSGALTAGDNGVLQMARHVVGVSVDEMLVLTVAAAVGDDELSVRTIEFTPRRNGYDEGSITCGDYKMLLKVTWAIM is encoded by the exons atggccggcggcgattcTTCTCCCGTGGCGGCTGCGGCGACGAAGTGGGAGTGGGACCAAGAAGAGTATCGGTGCGAGCCGGCGGAGTATTCCGTGGACCCGCGATACAGCGAGTACGACCCCAAGCAGGGTTGTTTCATATGCGTCCGCTACTTCTTCGACGGCAAACTCGACCTGGACCAGGAGT CACCTGCTGGTCCCATGCGACATACTGGTAAAATCTTCAGAGAGGGGTTCCCGCTCGCAAACTCGGTCAATGTTGTCTCCATCAAGATTGTTTCCTCCGACTATGGCTACCCACTCAATGTCTATGGTACCATCATAGCCAGGGACAGTCTGGATCGAAAATGTGTCTATGTATTCCGGCGCGACCAGGATGATTGCCAGCTCATCAGCTCAAAG GATGATTCATTGATTTTGACTGGCCCCAAGAGAGGATTCATGGTATGCGACAATATATTCTTCGAAATCGATCTGAAGGTGAAGGATGTGCATGGGAGGACTGTCGATGATGATAGACTCAGTAAAGGCCTGATAGAGGTGGATGCTATCCGCAGGCTGGAATATAGTCCCAGATATGTGGTTGATACGGAAACACTTGTTAGCATGCACAGCATATTGGATTTAAACTATACATTCGTAAGGAGCTCGGTGGAGGGCACTGTTGAGATCAAGATCCTTGAGGGACCTGATGAATTCCATGGGAAGATTGTTGCTTCCACTACCAGCATTCCATGCGACATTATGCTACATGATAGCAAAGTGAGTGGTGCCCTAACTGCAGGTGACAATGGAGTCCTACAAATGGCGCGGCACGTAGTAGGAGTCTCTGTGGATGAGATGCTGGTgttgactgttgctgctgctgtcggTGATGATGAGTTATCTGTCCGCACTATTGAGTTTACTCCAAGGCGCAATGGTTACGATGAAGGGAGTATCACCTGCGGGGACTACAAGATGCTTCTGAAGGTCACTTGGGCGATTATGTAA